The Halanaerobiales bacterium genome includes the window TTTTAAAATACCTTTTAAGCCCATATTTAAAGCATATGTTACATTATGAGTAAAGATGATTTGTTCTGGGTTAGGTACATTAAAAAAGTCTGCAATATTTGATCTGGCTTCTAAAATTATTCTACCGGCCTTAATAGAATCCTCATATCCACCTCTGCCTGGACTGCATCCTATTTTTTCATAATAATTTAATACAGCTTCTTTTACACCTTCAGGTTTTTTACTGGTGGTAGCTGCATTATCAAGATAAATTTTTCTCATAATAAACCTCCTGATTAAAAAATAATTATATGATTAACTTTCATATTTTAATTATATGATTAAAATAAAAATATATCAAGAAAAATATAAGAAAAATAAATAAATAATATAAAAATACTTTATAACTAAAAAGTTTTATGCTATAATACAGGTGAAATATATCACAATAGGAGGCTAAAAATGAATGATAAAAAAGGAATAATTATTACCGGAGCAGTTATAGGATTATTAGGTGGGCTGTTAGTTAAATTTGGGAATCCAGCTAATATGGGAATTTGTGTGGCCTGTTTTATTAGAGATATTGCTGGTTCAATTGGTTTACATAGAGCAGGGGTTGTTCAGTATTTAAGACCTGAAATTTTAGGTTTTATTTTAGGGGCTTTTATCATTGCCAAAACAAAAGGAGAATTTAAAGTTACTGGTGGTTCTTCACCTATTAGTCGCTTTGTAATAGCGATGTTTGTTATGATTGGGGCTTTAGTATTTTTAGGTTGTCCTTTAAGAATGGTTTTAAGACTTGCAGGTGGAGACTGGAATGCAATTCTTGGAATAGTTGGATTTGTTGTCGGAGTTTTAATAGGGACTCAATTTTTGAAATATGGTTTTACTCTGGGAAGAAGTTATAAGGTTAATAAAACTAGTGGTTATATTTTACCTGGAATAGCTATTTTACTTTTAATTTTTAGAATAGTAAGACCTGGATTTATTATATTTAGTGAAAGTGG containing:
- the yedE gene encoding YedE family putative selenium transporter; amino-acid sequence: MNDKKGIIITGAVIGLLGGLLVKFGNPANMGICVACFIRDIAGSIGLHRAGVVQYLRPEILGFILGAFIIAKTKGEFKVTGGSSPISRFVIAMFVMIGALVFLGCPLRMVLRLAGGDWNAILGIVGFVVGVLIGTQFLKYGFTLGRSYKVNKTSGYILPGIAILLLIFRIVRPGFIIFSESGPGAAYAPWIIALSAGLIIGILAQRSRICMAGGIRDLYLIKDSHLIIGFISIFVFAFIVNIIFGNFDPGFVGQPAAHTDWLWNLLGMFLTGFGSVLLGGCPLRQTILAGEGNTDSVVTFIGYLVGAAIAHNFGLAASGSGVGFAGKFAVIFGIIIVTVIALSSIKYNKMA